A region of the Burkholderia savannae genome:
GGGCCTGCGCGCCGCGTGGGACGCGATGACCGACACGCACCAGTTCCATGGCATCGTGCGCCGCTTCGGCGTCGCGCGCACGCAGGCGTTGCGGCTAGCCGGCGACAAGCGCGCGCATCGCGTCGCGACCGATGCGATGCGGCGCGTGCTCGAGCGCGCCTCGCAGACGCGGCTGCCGATCATGGTGTTCGTCGGCAATCGCGGCATGATTCAGATCCACACCGGGACCGTGACGAACATCCGCCGGATGGGCTCGTGGATCAACGTGCTCGACGAGGATTTCAACCTGCATCTGCGCGAGGATCTCGTCGCGTCCGCTTGGGCCGTGAGAAAGCCGACGAGCGACGGCGTCGTCACGTCGGTCGAGCTGTTCGATGCTGCGGGCGACAACATCGCGATGCTGTTCGGCGCGCGCAAGCCGGGACAGCCGGAGCTCGCGGGCTGGCGCGATCTCGTGCGCGCGCTGCCGACGATCGACGCCGCGGATGCGGCCCACGCGACGGACGTGGCCGGCGCGCCCGACTCGACCGACGCCGAGGTCGCGCGATGAGCCGGTCTTCGCGCATCGATGCACGCCGGCGCGCATGGCTCGCGGGCACGGGCGCGCTCGTGTTCGCGGCCGCGCATGCGGGCGCTTTCGCGCGCACGCCGGCGAGCGCGCCGCCCAAGCGCGTCGTCGCGATCGGCGGCGCGCTCGCCGAGACGATCTACGCGCTGGGCGGCGCGCGGACCGCGCGCTACGAACTCGTCGGCACCGACACCACGTGCACGTATCCGGAAGCCGCGCGGCGCTTGCCGAAGATCGGTTATCAGCGCGCGTTGTCCGCGGAAGGATTGTTGTCGCTTCGGCCGGATCTCGTGCTCGCGTCGGCGGAAGCGGGGCCGCCCGCCGCGCTCTCGCAGGTCGCGCGCGCGGGCGTGGCCGTCACGGCGTTCGACGAGGCGCACGATGTCGAATCGGTGCGCCGCAAGATCCGCGGCATCGCGCAGGCGCTGTCGCTGCAGGGCGCGGGCGACATGCTGCTCGCGCGCTTCGATCGCGACTGGCTCGCGGCGCGCGCGGCGGTCGACGCCGCGCCGCCTCGCACGCCGCGGCACACGCCCGCGCGCGTGCTGTTCGTGCTCAACCACACCGGCAACCAGGCGCTCGTCGCCGGCCAGCAGACGGCCGCCGACGCGATGATCCGCTACGCGGGCGCGCACAACGCGATGCAGGGATTCGATCGCTACAAGCCTCTGACCGCCGAGGCGCTGGTCGCGGCCGAGCCCGACGTCGTGCTGATCTCGGACGAGGGGCTGCAGGCGGCGGGCGGGCGCGACGCGCTGCTCGCCGCGCCCGGCTTCGCGGCGACGCCGGCCGGGCGCGCGCGGCGCGTCGTGTCGCTCGACGCGCTGTTCCTGCTCGGCTTCGGGCCGCGTCTGCCGCAGGCGGTCGCCGCGCTGCAACGCCGGCTGAACAGCACGCTCGCCTGAACATGCGAGATCGACGACATCCGCGCCGGATCGCCGCGGCGCATCGCGTCGCGCGTCGATCGCACGCAATCGTTCGGTTTCCTGAAGTCTTCGCCGCACTTGCGCGCCCCCGGGGCGGCGCGATCGAAACGCCACGCTTCGCGCGCCACGAAGCGTCCGCCCCATCACGGCACGCGGCGGACGTCGGCCGTTTCTCGCCCGCGTCGACGCGCTCGCCGTCTCACCGGTTCGATATCTCACGATGACCATCGCCGCCCGTTCTCCGTCAGTCGACCCCGCGCGCGCCGCCGCGCACAGGCCGACGTTCGCATCGTCGATCGCCGCCGCGCTCCGCCGACGGCGCGCGACGTGGACGCTCGCCGTGTTGATCGCCGCACTCGCCGCCGCGTCGATCGCCGCGCTCTGCATCGGCGCGTACCGGCTCACGCCCGCGCAACTGCTCGACGCGCTCGCCGCGACCGATGCGCGGCTCGCGAGCGATGCCGCGCTGCGCCAGGCGCGCGCGGTGCTGCTCGACATCCGTGCGCCGCGCGTCGTGCTCGCACTGCTCGTCGGCGCGGGCTTCGGCGCAGCGGGCGCCGCGATGCAGGCGCTGTTTCGCAATCCGCTCGCCGATCCGGGCCTGATCGGCGTATCAAGCGGCGCGGCGCTCGGCGCATCGGCGTTGATCGTGCTCGGCCCGCTCGCGGCCGCTCCGGTTGCGCTCGGCTTCCTGCCCGTCGCCGCATTCGGCGGCGCGCTCGCCGTTGCGGCGCTCGTCTACCGGCTCGCCGTCTCGCGCGGCCGGCTCGCGCTGCCGCTGCTGCTGCTCGCGGGCATCGCGATCAACGCGCTCGCCGGCGCCGCGATCGGACTACTCACGTATGTCGCCGACGACGCACAATTGCGCTCGCTGACGTTCTGGAGCCTCGGCAGCGTCGGCGGCGCGCAGTGGCGCGCGATCGCCGCCGTCGCGCCGTTCGCGCTCGCCGGCTGCGCGCTGCTCGCGCGCGAGCGGCACGCGCTGAACGCGCTGCAACTCGGCGAAACCGAAGCGCTGCATCTTGGCGTGCCGGTGCAGCGCGTGAAGCGGCGCGTGCTCGTCGGAACCGCGATGTGCGTCGGCGCGCTCGTGTCGTGCACCGGCGCGATCGGCTTCATCGGGCTCGTCGCGCCGCATTGCGTGCGCCTCGCGGCCGGCCCCGATCAGCGGATCGCGATGCCGGGCGCGGCGCTCCTCGGCGCGCTGATCGCGGTCACCGCCGATCTCGCCGCGCGAACGCTCGCCGCGCCGGCGGAGATTCCGCTCGGCATCCTGACCGCGCTGATCGGCGCGCCGTTCTTTCTCGCGCTGCTGTGGAAGCGGCGCGGCGCACTGGGGGCGTAGGATGCGCATGAGATTTCATGGTCGGCATGTCGCACGCCTCTTCGCGCGCCGGTCGATTTGTCACATCGATATGATCTCGAAGGTGAACTTACGCGCCGCTTTGCGATCGGCTATATCGAATCGCATATCGAATCGCATATCGAATCGCATATCGAATCGCATATCGAATCGCATATCGAATCGCATATCGAATCGCACTTCGACGCCGCATCGAACGCCATGCTGATCGCCGATCGCCTTCACGTCGCACGCGCCGGCGGCGTGATCCTTCACGACCTGTCGGTCCGGATCGCGCCCGGCCGCGTCACCGCACTGCTCGGGCGCAACGGCGCGGGCAAGAGCACGCTGCTCAAGGTGCTCGCGGGCGACTTGTCGACGGGCGGCGGCGCGCGCGGCGCGACCGTGCGCGGCGACGTCACGCTGAACGGCGAGCCGCTTGGCCGGATCGACGC
Encoded here:
- a CDS encoding heme/hemin ABC transporter substrate-binding protein, whose amino-acid sequence is MSRSSRIDARRRAWLAGTGALVFAAAHAGAFARTPASAPPKRVVAIGGALAETIYALGGARTARYELVGTDTTCTYPEAARRLPKIGYQRALSAEGLLSLRPDLVLASAEAGPPAALSQVARAGVAVTAFDEAHDVESVRRKIRGIAQALSLQGAGDMLLARFDRDWLAARAAVDAAPPRTPRHTPARVLFVLNHTGNQALVAGQQTAADAMIRYAGAHNAMQGFDRYKPLTAEALVAAEPDVVLISDEGLQAAGGRDALLAAPGFAATPAGRARRVVSLDALFLLGFGPRLPQAVAALQRRLNSTLA
- a CDS encoding FecCD family ABC transporter permease encodes the protein MTIAARSPSVDPARAAAHRPTFASSIAAALRRRRATWTLAVLIAALAAASIAALCIGAYRLTPAQLLDALAATDARLASDAALRQARAVLLDIRAPRVVLALLVGAGFGAAGAAMQALFRNPLADPGLIGVSSGAALGASALIVLGPLAAAPVALGFLPVAAFGGALAVAALVYRLAVSRGRLALPLLLLAGIAINALAGAAIGLLTYVADDAQLRSLTFWSLGSVGGAQWRAIAAVAPFALAGCALLARERHALNALQLGETEALHLGVPVQRVKRRVLVGTAMCVGALVSCTGAIGFIGLVAPHCVRLAAGPDQRIAMPGAALLGALIAVTADLAARTLAAPAEIPLGILTALIGAPFFLALLWKRRGALGA